A window of Tautonia plasticadhaerens contains these coding sequences:
- a CDS encoding DUF1559 domain-containing protein, which produces MRSRDRRGFTLIELLVVIAIIGVLIALLLPAVQSAREAARRAQCTNNLKQVGLGMHNYHDTHQVFPSGTNSCCWGTWILFTLPYVEQQNLFNAWNFGGWSYDTTATFRYAGPLNCTVSATRVSGYLCPSDPQAENLTNIGPTINGIKYATTSQNYVVNFGNTTTAQTATYDNAIYPGTPFQFGGAPFADLRAPGNGNGGKKNFGISTIKDGTTNTLLVSEILVGTGSGGGAYAAPYDLRGFSWWGSAAVFSGLMPPNTTYPDVTESNSYCIYPFQNNPPCTGPTTELPRVNFARSTHPGGVNAAMADGSVKFFKNTVAVNVWRALSTTRGGEVVSADQY; this is translated from the coding sequence ATGAGGTCTCGTGATCGTCGCGGGTTCACGCTGATCGAGCTGCTGGTGGTGATCGCCATCATCGGCGTGCTGATCGCCCTGCTGCTGCCCGCGGTGCAGAGCGCCCGCGAGGCGGCCCGGCGCGCCCAGTGCACCAACAACCTGAAGCAGGTCGGCCTGGGGATGCACAACTACCACGACACGCACCAGGTCTTCCCCTCGGGGACGAATTCCTGCTGCTGGGGCACGTGGATCCTGTTCACGCTGCCCTACGTCGAGCAGCAGAACCTCTTCAACGCCTGGAACTTCGGCGGCTGGTCGTACGACACGACCGCCACCTTCCGCTACGCCGGCCCGCTGAACTGCACGGTCAGCGCGACCCGGGTCTCCGGGTACCTGTGCCCCAGCGACCCCCAGGCCGAGAACCTGACGAACATCGGCCCCACGATCAACGGCATCAAGTACGCCACCACGTCGCAGAACTACGTCGTCAACTTCGGCAACACGACGACCGCGCAGACCGCGACCTATGACAACGCGATCTACCCGGGCACGCCGTTCCAGTTCGGGGGCGCGCCCTTCGCCGACCTCCGGGCGCCCGGCAACGGCAACGGCGGCAAGAAGAACTTCGGGATCAGCACCATCAAGGACGGCACGACCAACACCCTGCTGGTCTCGGAGATCCTGGTGGGCACCGGCTCGGGCGGCGGGGCCTACGCCGCCCCCTACGACCTGCGGGGCTTCTCCTGGTGGGGCAGCGCCGCCGTGTTCTCGGGCCTGATGCCCCCGAACACGACCTACCCGGACGTCACCGAGAGCAACAGCTACTGCATCTACCCGTTCCAGAACAACCCGCCGTGCACGGGCCCGACGACCGAACTGCCGCGGGTCAACTTCGCCCGGAGCACCCACCCCGGCGGCGTCAACGCCGCGATGGCCGACGGCAGCGTCAAGTTCTTTAAGAACACGGTCGCGGTGAACGTCTGGCGGGCCCTGTCCACCACCCGGGGCGGCGAGGTCGTGAGCGCCGACCAGTATTGA